A stretch of the Bacillaceae bacterium S4-13-56 genome encodes the following:
- a CDS encoding DUF3243 domain-containing protein — translation MSVLDNFETWKDFLGDRLHQAEGEGMDQKVIENVAYEIGDYLSKSVDAKNEQEAIIKELWNAASKDEQHAIANAMVKLVQNEGAK, via the coding sequence ATGTCTGTTCTTGACAACTTTGAAACATGGAAAGACTTTCTTGGAGATCGCTTGCATCAAGCTGAAGGCGAAGGTATGGATCAAAAAGTAATCGAAAATGTAGCGTATGAAATTGGAGATTACTTATCAAAATCTGTCGATGCCAAAAATGAGCAAGAAGCTATTATCAAGGAACTTTGGAATGCAGCGAGCAAAGATGAGCAACATGCCATTGCTAACGCTATGGTAAAGCTAGTTCAAAATGAAGGCGCGAAGTAA
- a CDS encoding SDR family oxidoreductase has product MGNKKVLICGASGDLGYSIAQKLLSSNYELVLHYFQNEARIQELKDGFPNQILQTLKADFRDESSVQQLLEKLSVTPEGVVFANGISYEKLFQDSSLQVMDDLYKIHLKGPWIVLQSLMPHMIRKQAGNIIFISSVWGEVGASFETIYSSFKGAQNAFTRALSKEVGKSNIRVNSIAPGWIETKMNAHLQDYEKEVAEDSISLGRIGSTEEVSNVVKFLISEESQYIHGQILKVDGGWT; this is encoded by the coding sequence ATGGGGAATAAAAAGGTTTTAATTTGCGGAGCAAGTGGTGATCTGGGATATTCCATTGCTCAAAAGCTTCTTTCATCGAATTATGAACTTGTCCTGCACTACTTCCAAAATGAAGCTCGAATTCAGGAACTAAAAGATGGTTTTCCAAATCAAATTTTACAAACTTTAAAAGCTGATTTTAGAGATGAGAGCAGCGTTCAACAACTTTTGGAAAAATTAAGTGTTACTCCTGAGGGTGTCGTATTTGCAAATGGAATATCCTACGAAAAGTTATTTCAAGACAGCTCTTTGCAAGTTATGGATGATTTGTATAAGATTCACCTTAAAGGCCCGTGGATCGTTTTACAGAGTCTCATGCCTCATATGATTCGAAAACAAGCAGGAAATATTATCTTTATTAGTTCTGTATGGGGAGAGGTAGGTGCCAGTTTTGAAACTATTTACTCTTCCTTTAAAGGCGCTCAAAATGCTTTTACTCGTGCCTTATCGAAAGAAGTGGGCAAGTCAAATATTCGAGTGAATAGTATTGCTCCTGGTTGGATTGAAACGAAGATGAATGCTCATTTACAAGACTATGAGAAGGAAGTGGCGGAAGATTCCATTTCATTGGGCAGGATTGGAAGTACTGAAGAAGTGAGTAATGTAGTAAAATTTCTGATAAGTGAAGAGTCACAATATATCCATGGCCAAATTCTAAAAGTTGATGGTGGTTGGACCTAA
- a CDS encoding pitrilysin family protein: MEKRNIEGLHETIYEEILDNGLKVVLLPKPDMAKTFSIFQTKYGSNDLSFVPIDQNDKVTVPEGIAHFLEHKLFEKEDRDVFQDFTKQGASANAFTSFNKTAYLFSATTNIDENINTLLDFVQDPYFSDQSVEKEKGIIGQEIKMYDDQPDWRAFFGIIQTMYKEHPVRIDIAGTVDSIDKITKEDLYTCYYTFYHPSNMIFFATGPFDPEKMMKLIKDNQSNKTFEKQEEVQRFLPDEPDPVFKKENTIQMPVSIEKVMVGIKEKKSRLNKDNWLKNEQMLSMILDHYFSKSGDYYQKLYDEQLIDGSFHFETMLDLDYGFSLLGGNSENPEELANRIKEMLFELKNGKFSDEEFTRMKRKRIGHLLRSMNSLEFISQQYIQYEQLGFDFFEVLPTIESLQKQEVEDFLSEWIDENQMAVSYVKAKG; the protein is encoded by the coding sequence ATGGAAAAAAGAAATATTGAGGGATTACATGAAACGATTTATGAAGAAATTCTCGATAATGGGCTTAAGGTTGTTCTTTTACCTAAGCCAGATATGGCGAAAACCTTTAGCATCTTTCAAACCAAATACGGGTCCAACGATTTATCTTTTGTACCAATTGATCAAAATGATAAAGTAACAGTACCAGAGGGGATTGCCCATTTTTTGGAGCATAAGCTATTTGAAAAAGAAGATAGAGATGTTTTTCAGGATTTTACAAAGCAGGGAGCCTCAGCAAATGCTTTTACATCGTTTAATAAGACTGCCTATCTTTTTTCGGCTACCACTAATATAGATGAAAATATAAATACTCTTTTGGATTTTGTTCAAGATCCGTATTTTTCAGACCAGTCAGTTGAGAAAGAAAAGGGGATCATTGGTCAGGAAATTAAAATGTACGATGACCAACCGGACTGGAGAGCCTTCTTCGGAATTATACAAACCATGTACAAAGAACATCCTGTCAGAATTGACATAGCTGGGACGGTGGACTCGATTGACAAAATAACAAAAGAAGATCTTTACACTTGCTATTACACGTTCTATCATCCATCGAACATGATCTTTTTTGCTACAGGTCCGTTTGATCCTGAAAAAATGATGAAACTAATTAAAGATAATCAGTCTAACAAAACCTTTGAAAAACAAGAGGAAGTTCAACGTTTCTTGCCTGATGAACCAGATCCAGTTTTTAAAAAGGAAAATACGATACAAATGCCTGTCTCCATAGAAAAAGTTATGGTTGGGATTAAGGAGAAGAAAAGCAGACTAAATAAAGATAACTGGCTAAAAAATGAGCAAATGCTTTCCATGATTCTAGATCATTATTTCTCGAAAAGTGGGGATTACTATCAGAAATTGTATGATGAGCAGTTGATTGATGGAAGCTTTCATTTTGAAACGATGCTTGATTTAGATTATGGGTTTAGTTTACTTGGTGGAAATTCCGAAAATCCTGAAGAATTGGCTAATCGAATAAAAGAAATGCTTTTTGAATTAAAAAACGGCAAATTTAGTGATGAAGAATTCACCAGAATGAAGCGAAAGAGAATAGGTCATTTATTAAGGTCCATGAACTCTCTCGAATTCATTTCCCAGCAGTATATCCAATATGAGCAATTGGGATTTGACTTTTTTGAGGTGTTGCCTACTATCGAGTCACTTCAAAAGCAGGAAGTGGAAGATTTTTTATCAGAATGGATTGATGAAAATCAAATGGCAGTATCTTATGTGAAAGCGAAGGGATAG